The proteins below are encoded in one region of Drosophila santomea strain STO CAGO 1482 chromosome 2R, Prin_Dsan_1.1, whole genome shotgun sequence:
- the LOC120444392 gene encoding vigilin, which yields MQAAAVMEETNNATTIEQQPIALINGQEQVANEQQPSSPTSVATPTSTTSGGTGNATPAFSYDDLFPALPANTSAQSQSGASGSTLARVTSSQKTHIVHVPCKERKSTESEKFGEGESKRICQQITKETGAQIEIVSGKNQSLTFLIKGKQSELLDARRKILMGFSTQASRQVTVPREHFRVILGKGGQRLRELERVTATRINIPSQGDESEFITIAGTKEGIAQAEQEIRQLSAEQYKKSSDRITVPKVYHPFIVGPYSENLNKLQEETGARINVPPQQVQKDEIIISGEKDAVAAAKAKVEAIFKDMEKKCSTVSVEVAKPKHRYVIGPKGSTIAEILQLTGVSVEMPPNDSPSETITLRGPQVALGNALTVVYQKSNSVKSVEINAPHWIHKYVIGRKGANMKQLEEDCPNVNVNCLEDKIKLEGDPENVDRAVAYLSEIINNYEENFTFEVMTVNPSFYKHIIGKAGANVNRLKDELKVNINIEEREGQNNIRIEGPKEGVRQAQLELQEKIDKLENEKSKDVIIDRRLHRSIIGAKGEKIREVKDRYRQVTITIPTPQENTDIVKLRGPKEDVDKCHKDLLKLVKEIQESSHIIEVPIFKQFHKFVIGKGGANIKKIRDETQTKIDLPAEGDTNEVIVITGKKENVLEAKERIQKIQNELSDIVTEEVQIPPKYYNSIIGTGGKLISSIMEECGGVSIKFPNSDSKSDKVTIRGPKDDVEKAKGQLLELANERQLASFTAEVRAKQQHHKFLIGKNGASIRKIRDATGARIIFPSNEDTDKEVITIIGKEDSVNKAREQLEAIIKECDEVTEGEVSVDPKHHKHFVAKRGFILHRISEECGGVMISFPRVGTNSDIVTIKGAKDCIEAARQRIEEIVADLEAQTTIEVVIPQRLHRTIMGARGFKVQQVTFEFDVQIKFPDRGATEPVEVLTNGGSGENGGEEGQEGEQQAEKEPEQEPIRQCDVIRITGRIEKCEAAKQALLDLIPIEEELTVPFDLHRTIIGPRGANVRQFMSKHDVHVELPPSELKSDVIKVCGTPARVAEAREALEKMIVDYEADKADRELRSYVLQVDVDTEFHSKLIGRHGAVINKLRADHDVNISLPKRDEPNDCIISITGYQANCEAARDAILEIVGDPDSLHREVIEIDKRIHPHIIGQRRRNIRKIMEDYEVNIKFPSADQQINSVTIIGHPEDVENVSELLLGMAEDFERDFLESVPLTPPTIGAFLTGSGSGAGEGGASENVFVIKDAPWEKQKQGKNLTAPNTQSQEDFPHFAAGGAPVAAAAITSVWGPKN from the exons atgcaagcagcagcagtgaTGGAGGAAACTAACAACG CAACTACCATCGAGCAGCAGCCCATCGCTCTCATCAATGGCCAAGAGCAGGTGGCCAACGAGCAGCAACCATCCTCGCCCACTTcggtggccacgcccactagcACCACTAGCGGCGGTACTGGCAATGCCACACCCGCCTTTAGCTACGACGACCTGTTTCCGGCCCTGCCGGCCAACACCTCGGCTCAATCGCAATCCGGAGCTTCCGGTTCGACTCTAGCTCGTGTGACAAGCTCCCAAAAAACGCAT ATTGTGCATGTTCCCTGCAAGGAGCGCAAGTCCACGGAGTCGGAGAAGTTCGGCGAGGGCGAGTCGAAGCGTATTTGCCAGCAGATCACCAAGGAGACAGGAGCCCAGATCGAGATTGTGAGCGGCAAGAACCAGTCGCTGACCTTCCTGATTAAGGGCAAGCAGAGCGAGCTGCTCGATGCCCGCCGTAAGATCCTTATGGGGTTCTCCACGCAGGCCAGTCGGCAGGTGACCGTTCCTCGGGAGCACTTCCGCGTCATCCTCGGCAAGGGCGGCCAACGTCTGCGCGAACTTGAGCGCGTTACTGCGACGCGCATTAACATCCCCAGCCAGGGCGATGAGAGCGAGTTCATCACGATTGCCGGAACAAAGGAGGGTATTGCCCAGGCCGAGCAGGAGATACGTCAGCTCTCAGCCGAACAGTACAAGAAGTCGTCGGACCGCATCACGGTGCCCAAGGTTTACCATCCCTTCATCGTGGGCCCCTACAGCGAGAACCTTAATAAGCTGCAGGAGGAGACTGGCGCCAGGATCAACGTGCCGCCGCAGCAGGTTCAGAAGGATGAGATTATCATCTCGGGCGAGAAGGACGCGGTCGCAGCGGCTAAGGCCAAGGTGGAGGCCATCTTCAAGGATATGGAAAAGAAGTGCTCTACGGTCAGTGTGGAGGTAGCTAAGCCGAAGCACCGCTACGTCATCGGCCCCAAGGGCTCCACCATCGCCGAGATTCTGCAGTTGACCGGTGTGTCTGTGGAGATGCCGCCGAACGACTCCCCCTCGGAGACGATCACTCTGCGTGGACCGCAGGTGGCCTTGGGAAATGCCCTAACCGTTGTCTATCAAAAGTCCAACTCGGTCAAGTCTGTTGAGATCAATGCGCCACACTGGATCCACAAGTATGTGATCGGTCGCAAGGGCGCCAACATGAAGCAGCTGGAAGAGGACTGTCCCAACGTGAACGTAAATTGCCTGGAGGACAAGATCAAGCTGGAGGGAGATCCCGAGAACGTTGACCGGGCTGTAGCTTACTTGTCCGAAATCATCAACAACTACGAGGAGAACTTTACGTTTGAGGTGATGACCGTTAATCCTTCGTTCTACAAGCACATTATCGGTAAGGCTGGAGCCAATGTGAATCGCCTTAAGGATGAGCTGAAGGTTAACATTAACATCGAGGAGCGCGAGGGCCAGAACAACATCCGTATCGAGGGACCCAAGGAGGGAGTACGGCAGGCGCAGCTTGAATTACAAGAAAAAATCGACAAACTGGAAAACGAAAAATCGAAGGATGTGATCATCGACCGCCGTCTCCATCGTTCCATTATCGGAGCTAAGGGCGAGAAGATTCGCGAGGTGAAGGATCGTTACCGTCAGGTTACTATCACGATACCTACGCCCCAGGAGAACACCGATATTGTTAAGCTGCGTGGTCCAAAGGAAGATGTGGACAAGTGCCACAAGGATCTGCTCAAGCTGGTTAAGGAGATCCAGGAATCGTCGCACATTATCGAGGTGCCCATCTTTAAGCAGTTCCACAAGTTCGTTATCGGCAAGGGTGGCGCTAACATCAAAAAGATCCGTGATGAGACCCAGACTAAAATTGATCTGCCTGCCGAGGGTGACACCAACGAAGTGATTGTCATTACTGGCAAGAAGGAGAACGTGCTCGAGGCCAAGGAACGTATCCAAAAGATTCAGAACGAGCTCTCCGACATTGTTACCGAGGAGGTGCAAATCCCGCCCAAATACTACAACTCAATCATCGGCACTGGCGGCAAACTCATCTCCTCGATTATGGAGGAATGCGGTGGTGTGTCAATCAAGTTCCCCAACAGCGACTCCAAGAGCGATAAG gTCACTATTCGCGGTCCCAAGGACGATGTGGAGAAGGCCAAGGGTCAGCTATTGGAGCTGGCCAACGAACGGCAGCTGGCTTCCTTTACCGCCGAGGTGCGCgcaaagcagcagcatcacAAGTTCCTGATCGGCAAGAATGGCGCTTCTATCCGTAAGATTCGCGATGCCACTGGTGCCCGCATTATCTTCCCCTCAAACGAGGATACTGACAAGGAGGTGATCACCATCATTGGCAAGGAGGACAGCGTGAACAAGGCCCGTGAGCAGCTGGAGGCGATCATCAAGGAGTGCGACGAAGTAACCGAAGGTGAGGTTTCTGTCGATCCCAAGCACCACAAGCACTTCGTTGCCAAACGTGGCTTCATCCTGCACCGCATTTCCGAGGAGTGCGGCGGTGTGATGATCTCCTTCCCCCGTGTCGGTACCAACTCTGATATAGTGACGATCAAGGGTGCCAAGGACTGCATCGAAGCGGCTCGCCAGCGCATCGAGGAAATCGTCGCCGATCTGGAAGCGCAGACCACCATCGAGGTGGTGATCCCTCAGCGGCTTCATCGCACCATCATGGGTGCACGTGGCTTTAAGGTTCAACAAGTCACCTTCGAGTTCGATGTGCAGATCAAGTTCCCTGATCGTGGTGCCACCGAACCCGTCGAGGTTTTGACCAACGGAGGCAGCGGCGAAAACGGAGGTGAGGAAGGCCAGGAAGGAGAGCAGCAAGCCGAGAAGGAACCCGAGCAGGAGCCGATTCGTCAGTGCGATGTTATCCGAATCACGGGCAGAATCGAGAAGTGTGAGGCCGCAAAGCAGGCTCTGCTTGATCTTATTCCCATCGAGGAGGAGTTGACGGTGCCTTTCGACCTCCATCGTACCATCATTGGACCGCGTGGTGCCAATGTTCGTCAGTTTATGTCCAAGCACGATGTGCACGTAGAGCTGCCACCTAGTGAGCTTAAATCGGATGTGATCAAGGTGTGCGGTACACCCGCTCGCGTCGCCGAGGCCCGCGAAGCGCTGGAGAAAATGATTGTGGATTACGAGGCTGATAAGGCCGACCGTGAGCTGCGCTCCTATGTTCTCCAGGTGGACGTAGATACGGAGTTCCACTCAAAGCTCATTGGTCGTCATGGCGCTGTGATTAACAAGCTGCGTGCCGATCACGACGTCAACATTTCGCTGCCTAAGCGGGATGAACCCAATGACTGCATAATCTCTATTACCGGCTACCAGGCCAATTGCGAGGCAGCTCGCGATGCCATCCTGGAGATTGTTGGTGACCCCGATTCCCTTCATCGCGAAGTTATCGAGATCGATAAACGTATCCACCCCCACATCATTGGCCAACGCCGACGCAACATTCGCAAGATCATGGAGGATTATGAG GTGAACATCAAGTTTCCAAGTGCCGACCAGCAAATCAATTCTGTGACCATCATTGGCCACCCAGAGGACGTTGAAAACGTCAGTGAGCTGCTGTTAGGCATGGCTGAGGACTTCGAGCGTGACTTCTTGGAGAGCGTGCCACTAACGCCACCGACGATTGGTGCCTTCCTAACTGGTTCCGGATCTGGAGCCGGCGAAGGAGGTGCCAGCGAGAACGTTTTCGTTATCAAAGACGCACCGTGGGAGAAGCAGAAGCAGGGCAAAAACCTAACTGCGCCCAACACTCAGTCGCAGGAGGACTTCCCGCACTTCGCTGCTGGCGGAGCTCCAGTGGCCGCCGCGGCTATCACCTCAGTGTGGGGCCCCAAGAACTAA